From a region of the Gossypium raimondii isolate GPD5lz chromosome 10, ASM2569854v1, whole genome shotgun sequence genome:
- the LOC105775489 gene encoding agamous-like MADS-box protein AGL80: protein MTRKKVKLAWIANNTSRRVSLKKRRLGLVKKVMELTTLCGIEACLVIYSPDEQEPVVWPSQEEARRLIKKFYQVPEIERIKKMMNLETYIKEKVFMLQDQLKKMNRKNMKV, encoded by the coding sequence ATGACAAGAAAAAAGGTTAAACTTGCTTGGATAGCCAACAACACTAGCCGACGAGTTAGCCTCAAGAAAAGGAGGTTAGGCTTGGTGAAAAAAGTGATGGAGCTGACAACCCTGTGTGGTATAGAAGCTTGTCTTGTGATATATAGTCCTGACGAACAAGAGCCTGTGGTATGGCCATCTCAAGAGGAGGCGCGGCGACTTATCAAAAAGTTCTATCAAGTTCCTGAGATTGAACGCATTAAGAAAATGATGAACTTGGAGACCTATATCAAAGAGAAGGTTTTCATGTTGCAAGATCAACTTAAGAAGATGAACAggaaaaatatgaaagtttaG